A stretch of Salarias fasciatus chromosome 23, fSalaFa1.1, whole genome shotgun sequence DNA encodes these proteins:
- the anapc4 gene encoding anaphase-promoting complex subunit 4 isoform X1, with translation MFFFFFFVSGGEPELIQLAYSDCMVWTPTNNPASLSSNKMNAFRQVGEKQLPNTVLCMAWSPKKDLIALANTAGELHLHRLGGLPRVWSLPTSEYPGEEITAIAWRPDGKILAFSVEDTKQVVLCGVEKAEILHVFPVQFSVTCMHWMEVTEESNDLSSFYNTEDESKVFLPKLPTLPKSYSTASKIFSEEKSDKMLNLLGEIRLNILVLGGKDGILELYAYGMCKIATVNVVPGFCRSLSLSSDLKSLSIIAVVCTVKGKEVCYIQLDTGLLSDYLPEVTRMARKFTHISTSLQYLNLSLTCMCEAWEDILTQMDLRLTKFVQEKNTSTQVQDEFLELLLFGKSSPELQTLLMNQLTVKGLKKLGLSIESSYCSIQKLVISHLLSGAEALLYHLSEVKGMSLWKQKFEALGLKSAAIEEAITAVGSFSLKANELLQVIDKSMRNFKAFFRWLYVAMLRISEEHVPPELNKMTQKDISFVADFLSEHFSENKELFLRKGKYFNIERVGQYLKDKDENLVSPPDATGNQWLEFLKNTCKDGSPLLFPSYPQKSVQFVKRLMEMVIEDCLENPANVIGKSVKVAAFVPLYAIPESSEKTQHFELPSLWNDKKAQMHYAVFCMPEICPCKLFIMRRGTDPSREISNSVMSVNLSHQYGFGDGEVAEAQPLDARFYDDETLTVVFEGLREQKSHRVLAQLPFASILSSSETKFNWDSNLRLDQQSEAIPSQSLVLGNQWRDLENIKAQYVAVNGNRKVACVVSANLRHIRVFEMDIEEDDEGGDVHNASADMDVLEGSSAIQRAVEEGKGEAVEESGHSALNPETQLESEEALELS, from the exons atgttttttttttttttttttgtatcggGAGGAGAACCAGAGTTAATCCAGTTAGCATACAGTGACTGCATGGTTTGGACTCCAACCAATAACCCTGCCTCCCTAAG TTCCAACAAGATGAATGCCTTCAGGCAAGTAGGGGAAAAGCAACTTCCTAATACTGTGCTGTGCATGGCATGGTCTCCCAAGAAAGATCTGATTGCTCTGGCCAACACAGCAGGAGAG TTGCACCTTCATCGCTTGGGTGGCTTGCCACGTGTTTGGAGCCTCCCAACAAGTGAATACCCTGGAGAAGAGATCACTGCAATTGCCTGGAGACCGGATGGCAAAA TATTGGCATTTAGTGTGGAAGACACCAAGCAGGTGGTCCTGTGTGGAGTTGAGAAAGCAGAAATCCTCCATGTGTTTCCGGTTCAGTTTTCTGTGACTTGCATGCACTGGATGGAGGTGACGGAAGAAAGCAA tgaCCTCAGCTCTTTTTACAACACAGAGGATGAATCTAAGGTGTTTCTTCCAAAGTTACCAACACTGCCCAAGAG cTATAGCACAGCTTCAAAGATTTTCAG TGAAGAAAAGTCAGACAAGATGCTCAATCTCTTGGGAGAAATCAG ACTGAACATTCTTGTTCTTGGAGGAAAAGATGGCATTTTGGAGCTTTACGCCTACGGGATGTGCAAGATTGCAACTGTCAATGTg GTTCCAGGGTTTTGTCGCAGCCTGAGTCTGTCCAGTGATCTGAAGTCTCTCTCTATCATCGCAGTAGTCTGTACTGTTAAAGGCAAAGAGGTCTGCTACATTCAG CTGGACACTGGATTGTTGTCTGATTATCTTCCGGAAGTCACTCGGATGGCACGCAAGTTCACCCACATCTCCACCTCGCTGCAGTATTTGAACCTCTCATTGACTTGCATGTGTGAAGCCTGGGAGGACATCCTCACCCAGATGGATCTGAGACTCACCAAGTTTGTACAG GAAAAGAACACAAGTACACAAGTTCAGGATGAGTTTCTGGAGCTCCTGCTGTTTGGAAAATCCAG tCCAGAACTTCAGACTCTTCTCATGAACCAGCTGACtgtgaag GGTCTGAAAAAGCTTGGCCTGTCCATCGAGTCATCTTACTGCAGCATCCAGAAGCTAGTGATCAGTCACCTGCTgag CGGTGCAGAGGCTCTGTTGTATCACCTCAGTGAGGTGAAAGGGATGTCCCTCTGGAAACAAAAGTTTGAGGCCCTTGGTTTGAAGTCAGCGGCAATAGAAG AGGCCATCACAGCTGTGGGCTCCTTTTCTCTCAAAGCTAATGAGCTTCTGCA gGTGATTGACAAGAGCATGAGGAATTTCAAAGCCTTTTTTAGGTGGCTATACGTGG cGATGTTGAGAATTTCCGAGGAGCACGTGCCTCCAGAACTCAACAAG ATGACCCAGAAGGACATTTCATTTGTTGCTGACTTCTTGTCTGAGCATTTCAGTGAG AATAAGGAACTCTTCCTTCGTAAAGGAAAGTACTTCAACATTGAACGAGTTGGCCAA TATTTGAAGGACAAGGATGAGAATCTTGTTTCTCCGCCCGATGCGACAGGAAACCAGTGGCTGGAATTCTTGAAGAATACTTGCAAAGATG ggAGTCCTTTGCTGTTTCCTTCATATCCACAAAAGTCGGTCCAGTTTGTGAAGAGGCTGATGGAGATGGTGATTGAGGATTGCCTTGAGAACCCTGCA AATGTAATTGGCAAGTCTGTAAAAGTTGCTGCCTTTGTGCCACTGTACGCCATCCCAGAGAG TTCCGAGAAGACGCAACATTTTGAACTTCCATCTTT ATGGAATGACAAAAAAGCCCAAATGCACTACGCCGTTTTCTGCATGCCAGAGATTTGCCCCTGCAAGCTTTTCATCATGCGGCGGGGAACTGACCCAAGCAG GGAAATTTCAAACAGCGTCATGTCAGTCAACCTCAGCCACCAGTATGGCTTTGGAGATGGTGAAGTTGCTGAAGCCCA ACCCCTGGACGCTCGCTTTTATGACGATGAAACGCTCACTGTGGTCTTTGAAGGACTGAGGGAACAGAAAAGCCACCGGGTGCTGGCTCAGCTGCCTTTCGCTTCCATTCTGAGTAGCAGCGAGACTAAATTCAACTGGGACTCCAACCTGAG GTTGGACCAACAGAGCGAGGCCATCCCTTCCCAAAGTCTGGTGTTGGGGAATCAGTGGCGTGATCTTGAGAACATAAAGGCTCAGTATGTCGCTGTCAATGGAAACCGCAAAGTGGCCTGCGTG GTCAGTGCCAATCTGAGGCACATCCGTGTTTTTGAGATGGACATAGAAGAGGACGATGAAGGAGGTGACGTTCATAATGCCAGCGCCGACATGGACGTGCTGGAAGGTTCCTCAGCCATCCAGAGGGCGGTGGAGGAGGGCAAAGGtgaagctgtggaggagagtggaCACTCTGCTCTGAACCCGGAAACGCAGCTGGAGTCAGAAGAGGCTTTGGAGCTCTCCTGA
- the anapc4 gene encoding anaphase-promoting complex subunit 4 isoform X2, which produces MNAFRQVGEKQLPNTVLCMAWSPKKDLIALANTAGELHLHRLGGLPRVWSLPTSEYPGEEITAIAWRPDGKILAFSVEDTKQVVLCGVEKAEILHVFPVQFSVTCMHWMEVTEESNDLSSFYNTEDESKVFLPKLPTLPKSYSTASKIFSEEKSDKMLNLLGEIRLNILVLGGKDGILELYAYGMCKIATVNVVPGFCRSLSLSSDLKSLSIIAVVCTVKGKEVCYIQLDTGLLSDYLPEVTRMARKFTHISTSLQYLNLSLTCMCEAWEDILTQMDLRLTKFVQEKNTSTQVQDEFLELLLFGKSSPELQTLLMNQLTVKGLKKLGLSIESSYCSIQKLVISHLLSGAEALLYHLSEVKGMSLWKQKFEALGLKSAAIEEAITAVGSFSLKANELLQVIDKSMRNFKAFFRWLYVAMLRISEEHVPPELNKMTQKDISFVADFLSEHFSENKELFLRKGKYFNIERVGQYLKDKDENLVSPPDATGNQWLEFLKNTCKDGSPLLFPSYPQKSVQFVKRLMEMVIEDCLENPANVIGKSVKVAAFVPLYAIPESSEKTQHFELPSLWNDKKAQMHYAVFCMPEICPCKLFIMRRGTDPSREISNSVMSVNLSHQYGFGDGEVAEAQPLDARFYDDETLTVVFEGLREQKSHRVLAQLPFASILSSSETKFNWDSNLRLDQQSEAIPSQSLVLGNQWRDLENIKAQYVAVNGNRKVACVVSANLRHIRVFEMDIEEDDEGGDVHNASADMDVLEGSSAIQRAVEEGKGEAVEESGHSALNPETQLESEEALELS; this is translated from the exons ATGAATGCCTTCAGGCAAGTAGGGGAAAAGCAACTTCCTAATACTGTGCTGTGCATGGCATGGTCTCCCAAGAAAGATCTGATTGCTCTGGCCAACACAGCAGGAGAG TTGCACCTTCATCGCTTGGGTGGCTTGCCACGTGTTTGGAGCCTCCCAACAAGTGAATACCCTGGAGAAGAGATCACTGCAATTGCCTGGAGACCGGATGGCAAAA TATTGGCATTTAGTGTGGAAGACACCAAGCAGGTGGTCCTGTGTGGAGTTGAGAAAGCAGAAATCCTCCATGTGTTTCCGGTTCAGTTTTCTGTGACTTGCATGCACTGGATGGAGGTGACGGAAGAAAGCAA tgaCCTCAGCTCTTTTTACAACACAGAGGATGAATCTAAGGTGTTTCTTCCAAAGTTACCAACACTGCCCAAGAG cTATAGCACAGCTTCAAAGATTTTCAG TGAAGAAAAGTCAGACAAGATGCTCAATCTCTTGGGAGAAATCAG ACTGAACATTCTTGTTCTTGGAGGAAAAGATGGCATTTTGGAGCTTTACGCCTACGGGATGTGCAAGATTGCAACTGTCAATGTg GTTCCAGGGTTTTGTCGCAGCCTGAGTCTGTCCAGTGATCTGAAGTCTCTCTCTATCATCGCAGTAGTCTGTACTGTTAAAGGCAAAGAGGTCTGCTACATTCAG CTGGACACTGGATTGTTGTCTGATTATCTTCCGGAAGTCACTCGGATGGCACGCAAGTTCACCCACATCTCCACCTCGCTGCAGTATTTGAACCTCTCATTGACTTGCATGTGTGAAGCCTGGGAGGACATCCTCACCCAGATGGATCTGAGACTCACCAAGTTTGTACAG GAAAAGAACACAAGTACACAAGTTCAGGATGAGTTTCTGGAGCTCCTGCTGTTTGGAAAATCCAG tCCAGAACTTCAGACTCTTCTCATGAACCAGCTGACtgtgaag GGTCTGAAAAAGCTTGGCCTGTCCATCGAGTCATCTTACTGCAGCATCCAGAAGCTAGTGATCAGTCACCTGCTgag CGGTGCAGAGGCTCTGTTGTATCACCTCAGTGAGGTGAAAGGGATGTCCCTCTGGAAACAAAAGTTTGAGGCCCTTGGTTTGAAGTCAGCGGCAATAGAAG AGGCCATCACAGCTGTGGGCTCCTTTTCTCTCAAAGCTAATGAGCTTCTGCA gGTGATTGACAAGAGCATGAGGAATTTCAAAGCCTTTTTTAGGTGGCTATACGTGG cGATGTTGAGAATTTCCGAGGAGCACGTGCCTCCAGAACTCAACAAG ATGACCCAGAAGGACATTTCATTTGTTGCTGACTTCTTGTCTGAGCATTTCAGTGAG AATAAGGAACTCTTCCTTCGTAAAGGAAAGTACTTCAACATTGAACGAGTTGGCCAA TATTTGAAGGACAAGGATGAGAATCTTGTTTCTCCGCCCGATGCGACAGGAAACCAGTGGCTGGAATTCTTGAAGAATACTTGCAAAGATG ggAGTCCTTTGCTGTTTCCTTCATATCCACAAAAGTCGGTCCAGTTTGTGAAGAGGCTGATGGAGATGGTGATTGAGGATTGCCTTGAGAACCCTGCA AATGTAATTGGCAAGTCTGTAAAAGTTGCTGCCTTTGTGCCACTGTACGCCATCCCAGAGAG TTCCGAGAAGACGCAACATTTTGAACTTCCATCTTT ATGGAATGACAAAAAAGCCCAAATGCACTACGCCGTTTTCTGCATGCCAGAGATTTGCCCCTGCAAGCTTTTCATCATGCGGCGGGGAACTGACCCAAGCAG GGAAATTTCAAACAGCGTCATGTCAGTCAACCTCAGCCACCAGTATGGCTTTGGAGATGGTGAAGTTGCTGAAGCCCA ACCCCTGGACGCTCGCTTTTATGACGATGAAACGCTCACTGTGGTCTTTGAAGGACTGAGGGAACAGAAAAGCCACCGGGTGCTGGCTCAGCTGCCTTTCGCTTCCATTCTGAGTAGCAGCGAGACTAAATTCAACTGGGACTCCAACCTGAG GTTGGACCAACAGAGCGAGGCCATCCCTTCCCAAAGTCTGGTGTTGGGGAATCAGTGGCGTGATCTTGAGAACATAAAGGCTCAGTATGTCGCTGTCAATGGAAACCGCAAAGTGGCCTGCGTG GTCAGTGCCAATCTGAGGCACATCCGTGTTTTTGAGATGGACATAGAAGAGGACGATGAAGGAGGTGACGTTCATAATGCCAGCGCCGACATGGACGTGCTGGAAGGTTCCTCAGCCATCCAGAGGGCGGTGGAGGAGGGCAAAGGtgaagctgtggaggagagtggaCACTCTGCTCTGAACCCGGAAACGCAGCTGGAGTCAGAAGAGGCTTTGGAGCTCTCCTGA